A window of the Mesorhizobium opportunistum WSM2075 genome harbors these coding sequences:
- a CDS encoding SDR family NAD(P)-dependent oxidoreductase produces the protein MVSKAEFEGRTVVVTGAGGGLGSAIVALLADRGARVVGCDQSDEALASPHLASRHVFNLLDRASVEKAIAAVLDKDGVPDILINNAGWTRAETLKALTADKIEHELDLNLTGVMMFADPIAKAMAARGSGNVVFISSVNAIAHFGNPAYAAAKAGINAYAKSIAVELGRSGVRANVVCPGSIRTAAWDHRLAKDPEILGKLQRLYPLGRIVNASEVAEAVAFLASDRASGITGVVMPVDAGLTAGCLPFIDDILGA, from the coding sequence GTGGTTTCGAAAGCCGAATTCGAAGGCCGCACTGTCGTTGTCACGGGCGCCGGCGGTGGCCTTGGCTCGGCGATCGTCGCACTGCTGGCCGACAGGGGCGCGCGGGTGGTCGGCTGCGACCAGTCCGACGAGGCGCTGGCCAGCCCACACCTTGCCTCGCGCCATGTTTTCAACCTTCTCGACCGGGCATCGGTGGAGAAGGCCATTGCTGCCGTGCTCGACAAGGATGGCGTGCCCGACATCCTGATCAACAATGCCGGCTGGACACGTGCCGAAACGCTGAAAGCGCTGACGGCGGACAAGATCGAGCACGAACTCGACCTCAACCTGACCGGGGTGATGATGTTCGCCGACCCCATTGCCAAGGCAATGGCCGCGCGCGGTTCGGGCAATGTCGTCTTCATCTCCTCCGTCAACGCCATCGCGCATTTCGGCAATCCCGCCTACGCCGCCGCCAAGGCCGGCATCAACGCCTATGCCAAATCGATCGCGGTCGAGCTTGGCCGCAGCGGCGTGCGCGCCAATGTCGTCTGCCCGGGATCGATCCGTACCGCCGCCTGGGACCATCGCCTTGCCAAGGATCCGGAGATCCTCGGCAAATTGCAGCGGCTCTACCCGCTCGGCCGCATCGTCAACGCTTCGGAAGTAGCCGAGGCGGTGGCCTTCCTTGCCTCGGACCGCGCATCGGGCATAACAGGCGTGGTGATGCCCGTGGATGCCGGGCTGACCGCCGGCTGCCTGCCCTTCATCGACGACATATTGGGAGCGTGA
- a CDS encoding ABC transporter substrate-binding protein gives MNLAKWTVGLMAGMSMLAFAAQANAGEVRVTVAEYSAKTGPYFEEVKKEFEAKNPGITVKFEVVPWDVLLQKLTTDITAGTNADLSIIGTRWLIDFVQQDVAEPLDGYITPEFKDRFIDTFLSPSIMNGKTYGLPIAASARAMYYNKELFEKAGIAKPPATWTELQEDARKIKALGTGAFGFGLQGKEIETDVYYYYAMWSQGTEILNKDGTSGLGTPGALEAAKLYKSMIDEGLTEPGVTSNNREDVQNLFKQGKVGMMITAPFLSNQIKDEAPTLKYGVAAIPAGPTGARGTYGVTDSMIMFKNSKNKDEAWKLMDFLFTTEQRAKFTQGEGFLPVNKEEAKMDYYVNNADLAAFTALLPDARFAPVIPGWEEVAQITSDAMQKIYLGGDPEAGLKDAAAKANAVLKK, from the coding sequence ATGAACCTTGCGAAATGGACTGTCGGCCTGATGGCCGGAATGAGCATGCTGGCCTTCGCGGCGCAGGCGAATGCGGGTGAAGTACGGGTCACCGTTGCCGAATACAGCGCCAAGACCGGCCCCTATTTCGAGGAAGTGAAGAAGGAATTCGAAGCGAAGAATCCCGGCATCACCGTCAAGTTCGAAGTCGTGCCGTGGGATGTGCTGCTGCAGAAGCTGACCACCGACATCACCGCCGGCACAAATGCCGATCTGTCGATCATCGGCACGCGCTGGCTGATCGACTTTGTCCAGCAGGATGTCGCGGAGCCGCTCGATGGCTACATCACGCCCGAATTCAAGGACCGCTTCATCGACACGTTCCTGTCGCCCTCGATCATGAACGGCAAGACCTACGGCCTGCCGATCGCCGCCTCGGCGCGCGCCATGTATTACAACAAGGAACTGTTCGAGAAGGCCGGCATCGCCAAGCCGCCGGCAACCTGGACCGAGCTGCAGGAAGACGCCCGCAAGATCAAGGCGCTGGGGACCGGCGCCTTCGGGTTCGGCCTGCAGGGCAAGGAGATCGAGACGGACGTCTATTACTACTACGCGATGTGGTCGCAAGGCACCGAGATCCTCAACAAGGACGGCACGTCGGGCCTTGGCACGCCAGGCGCGCTCGAAGCCGCCAAGCTCTACAAGTCGATGATCGACGAGGGGCTGACCGAACCGGGCGTCACCTCCAACAACCGTGAGGACGTGCAGAACCTGTTCAAGCAGGGCAAGGTCGGCATGATGATCACCGCGCCCTTCCTATCCAACCAGATCAAGGACGAGGCACCGACGCTGAAATACGGCGTCGCCGCCATTCCGGCCGGTCCGACCGGCGCACGCGGCACCTATGGCGTCACCGATTCCATGATCATGTTCAAGAACTCCAAGAACAAGGACGAGGCCTGGAAGCTGATGGACTTCCTGTTCACCACGGAGCAGCGCGCCAAGTTCACGCAAGGCGAGGGCTTCCTGCCGGTGAACAAGGAAGAGGCCAAGATGGATTACTACGTCAACAACGCCGATCTGGCCGCCTTCACCGCGCTCCTGCCCGACGCCCGCTTCGCGCCGGTCATCCCGGGTTGGGAAGAAGTCGCCCAGATCACGTCGGACGCCATGCAGAAGATCTATCTCGGCGGCGACCCCGAGGCAGGCCTGAAGGACGCGGCGGCGAAGGCCAATGCAGTGTTGAAGAAGTAG